In the genome of Magnolia sinica isolate HGM2019 chromosome 2, MsV1, whole genome shotgun sequence, one region contains:
- the LOC131237212 gene encoding transcription termination factor MTERF5, chloroplastic isoform X1, which translates to MEAVNSPLQVPKHLFMEPCRHKLFIYRDVSFPTRTRCSFPRHLFFACQAKPSETGADRSHGFTTVPSSLLAAEKEEAKAVLSLFLRKQGLSNAVAARTINKSDHFIDNLISKLHSIHKSRYLVGRELTTLEIREALVPYLESLLEEHGDILVDVVENFPDPPGKERPIPTPPTNTSLSSKKLKAIARVSELGSNGQLPAHVSYLLDLGMDLKQIKDMTRKFPAFAYYSLEGKVKPVVELLLTLGVPQSDIPSILHKRPQLCGISLTENLKPTMTFLENLGVDKNQWAKVIYRFPALLTYSRQKVKASVDFLCELGLSSKSIGKILTRCPHIISYSVDDKLRPTAEYFRSMGVDVAVLLHRSPQTFGLSIETNLKPVTEFFLEKGYDMGDVGTMVSRYGALYTFSLMENVIPKWEYFLTMDYPKSELVKFPQYFGYSLEERIKPRYARVKECRVRLLLNQVLSVSDSEFEKVLKRKVMKLFDAEVHMDVTYCNSVQVESAMKELKL; encoded by the exons GACTCGATGTAGTTTTCCTCGACATCTCTTCTTTGCTTGCCAAGCGAAACCTT CTGAAACTGGGGCAGATAGATCACACGGCTTCACAACTGTTCCTTCAAGCCTGTTAGCAGCAGAGAAAGAAGAGGCCAAAGCTGTTCTGTCATTATTCTTGAGAAAGCAGGGTTTGAGTAATGCAGTCGCAGCAAGGACTATCAACAAATCTGATCATTTTATTGATAACCTGATATCGAAGCTCCATTCCATTCATAAATCCCGATATCTTGTTG GAAGAGAGCTCACCACACTTGAAATAAGAGAAGCGCTCGTACCATACCTCGAATCCCTTCTTGAAGAACATGGAGACATATTGGTAGATGTGGTTGAGAACTTTCCAGACCCGCCTGGGAAGGAACGACCCATCCCAACTCCTCCAACCAACACCAGCCTCAGCTCCAAGAAACTGAAAGCCATCGCTCGGGTGAGCGAATTAGGCTCAAATGGCCAACTCCCTGCACATGTAAGCTATCTCCTCGACCTTGGAATGGACCTCAAGCAGATCAAGGACATGACCCGCAAGTTCCCTGCTTTCGCTTACTACAGCTTGGAAGGAAAAGTCAAACCTGTCGTCGAGCTCCTCCTTACCCTTGGTGTACCCCAATCAGATATCCCCAGTATCCTCCACAAACGGCCACAGCTCTGCGGCATCAGTCTCACCGAGAATCTAAAACCGACCATGACATTCTTAGAGAACTTGGGTGTCGACAAAAACCAATGGGCAAAGGTGATATACCGATTCCCGGCGCTGCTCACGTACAGCCGACAGAAGGTGAAAGCATCGGTAGACTTCCTCTGCGAATTGGGTCTTTCATCTAAGAGCATTGGGAAGATCCTAACGCGCTGCCCCCACATCATAAGCTATAGTGTCGATGATAAGCTGCGCCCCACCGCTGAGTACTTCCGATCAATGGGCGTCGATGTCGCAGTCCTTCTACACCGGTCCCCGCAGACTTTCGGTCTAAGCATCGAGACAAATTTAAAGCCTGTGACAGAGTTTTTTCTGGAGAAGGGGTATGATATGGGGGATGTGGGTACCATGGTTTCAAGATACGGAGCATTGTATACTTTTAGCCTGATGGAAAACGTGATACCCAAATGGGAGTACTTCTTGACCATGGATTATCCGAAGTCTGAGCTCGTGAAATTTCCTCAGTATTTTGGGTATAGTTTGGAGGAGAGGATCAAGCCGAGGTATGCACGGGTGAAGGAGTGCAGGGTCCGGTTGCTGTTGAACCAGGTATTGTCAGTGTCAGACAGCGAATTCGAGAAAGTCTTGAAGCGGAAGGTGATGAAATTGTTTGATGCAGAGGTTCATATGGATGTAACATATTGCAACAGTGTGCAAGTTGAGTCGGCCATGAAAGAGCTGAAACTGTAG
- the LOC131237212 gene encoding transcription termination factor MTERF5, chloroplastic isoform X2: protein MWTLNDPKRTRCSFPRHLFFACQAKPSETGADRSHGFTTVPSSLLAAEKEEAKAVLSLFLRKQGLSNAVAARTINKSDHFIDNLISKLHSIHKSRYLVGRELTTLEIREALVPYLESLLEEHGDILVDVVENFPDPPGKERPIPTPPTNTSLSSKKLKAIARVSELGSNGQLPAHVSYLLDLGMDLKQIKDMTRKFPAFAYYSLEGKVKPVVELLLTLGVPQSDIPSILHKRPQLCGISLTENLKPTMTFLENLGVDKNQWAKVIYRFPALLTYSRQKVKASVDFLCELGLSSKSIGKILTRCPHIISYSVDDKLRPTAEYFRSMGVDVAVLLHRSPQTFGLSIETNLKPVTEFFLEKGYDMGDVGTMVSRYGALYTFSLMENVIPKWEYFLTMDYPKSELVKFPQYFGYSLEERIKPRYARVKECRVRLLLNQVLSVSDSEFEKVLKRKVMKLFDAEVHMDVTYCNSVQVESAMKELKL, encoded by the exons GACTCGATGTAGTTTTCCTCGACATCTCTTCTTTGCTTGCCAAGCGAAACCTT CTGAAACTGGGGCAGATAGATCACACGGCTTCACAACTGTTCCTTCAAGCCTGTTAGCAGCAGAGAAAGAAGAGGCCAAAGCTGTTCTGTCATTATTCTTGAGAAAGCAGGGTTTGAGTAATGCAGTCGCAGCAAGGACTATCAACAAATCTGATCATTTTATTGATAACCTGATATCGAAGCTCCATTCCATTCATAAATCCCGATATCTTGTTG GAAGAGAGCTCACCACACTTGAAATAAGAGAAGCGCTCGTACCATACCTCGAATCCCTTCTTGAAGAACATGGAGACATATTGGTAGATGTGGTTGAGAACTTTCCAGACCCGCCTGGGAAGGAACGACCCATCCCAACTCCTCCAACCAACACCAGCCTCAGCTCCAAGAAACTGAAAGCCATCGCTCGGGTGAGCGAATTAGGCTCAAATGGCCAACTCCCTGCACATGTAAGCTATCTCCTCGACCTTGGAATGGACCTCAAGCAGATCAAGGACATGACCCGCAAGTTCCCTGCTTTCGCTTACTACAGCTTGGAAGGAAAAGTCAAACCTGTCGTCGAGCTCCTCCTTACCCTTGGTGTACCCCAATCAGATATCCCCAGTATCCTCCACAAACGGCCACAGCTCTGCGGCATCAGTCTCACCGAGAATCTAAAACCGACCATGACATTCTTAGAGAACTTGGGTGTCGACAAAAACCAATGGGCAAAGGTGATATACCGATTCCCGGCGCTGCTCACGTACAGCCGACAGAAGGTGAAAGCATCGGTAGACTTCCTCTGCGAATTGGGTCTTTCATCTAAGAGCATTGGGAAGATCCTAACGCGCTGCCCCCACATCATAAGCTATAGTGTCGATGATAAGCTGCGCCCCACCGCTGAGTACTTCCGATCAATGGGCGTCGATGTCGCAGTCCTTCTACACCGGTCCCCGCAGACTTTCGGTCTAAGCATCGAGACAAATTTAAAGCCTGTGACAGAGTTTTTTCTGGAGAAGGGGTATGATATGGGGGATGTGGGTACCATGGTTTCAAGATACGGAGCATTGTATACTTTTAGCCTGATGGAAAACGTGATACCCAAATGGGAGTACTTCTTGACCATGGATTATCCGAAGTCTGAGCTCGTGAAATTTCCTCAGTATTTTGGGTATAGTTTGGAGGAGAGGATCAAGCCGAGGTATGCACGGGTGAAGGAGTGCAGGGTCCGGTTGCTGTTGAACCAGGTATTGTCAGTGTCAGACAGCGAATTCGAGAAAGTCTTGAAGCGGAAGGTGATGAAATTGTTTGATGCAGAGGTTCATATGGATGTAACATATTGCAACAGTGTGCAAGTTGAGTCGGCCATGAAAGAGCTGAAACTGTAG
- the LOC131226037 gene encoding pentatricopeptide repeat-containing protein At2g22410, mitochondrial-like, translating to MRHFRLPCSQVSLNGAIENARHVFDKMPERDIVAWNAMLSGYAQSGLPQAALELFQEMQIANFRPNEVTLVSALSACSQLGSLAVGKWIHAYIDRHDSIRATSTLNNSLAHMYAKCGRLDAAFRVFVERRPRNLESWNTMLTSFAIHGCGSAALSLFSQMMRMGLTPDRISFVGLLMACSHGGMIDHATRCFDCMNRVYGIEPKSEHYGCMVDVLSRGGFLEEAQLLIDSMPFEPDAYVWGALLGGCLTHKNYELGLHTAKCLLELEPDEESRHIALLNLHAMSGKREDATMVRNTMIDMGVNKSSGSSKIEINGISVQEDHFTSMLSVQKRGAV from the exons ATGCGGCACTTCAGACTGCCATGCTCTCAGGTTTCTCTCAATGGTGCTATCGAGAATGCCCGTCACGTTTTTGATAAAATGCCCGAAAGAGATATTGTTGCTTGGAATGCTATGTTGAGTGGGTATGCGCAGAGTGGGCTGCCTCAGGCTGCACTTGAACTGTTCCAGGAAATGCAAATTGCCAATTTTAGGCCTAATGAAGTCACGCTAGTGAGTGCCCTTTCGGCATGTTCTCAATTGGGTTCTCTAGCTGTAGGCAAGTGGATACATGCTTACATTGATAGGCATGATAGCATTAGAGCGACTTCAACATTGAATAATTCCCTTGCGCATATGTATGCAAAATGCGGTAGGTTGGATGCCGCATTCCGTGTGTTTGTTGAGAGACGGCCTAGGAACTTGGAGTCATGGAATACTATGCTCACCAGTTTTGCCATCCATGGATGTGGGAGTGccgctctctctcttttctcacaaATGATGAGGATGGGTTTGACGCCTGACAGGATTAGCTTTGTCGGATTGTTGATGGCATGTAGTCATGGCGGTATGATTGACCATGCTACTAGATGCTTTGATTGCATGAATCGAGTGTATGGTATCGAACCCAAGTCCGAGCACTATGGATGTATGGTGGACGTTCTTTCTCGTGGAGGGTTTCTTGAGGAGGCCCAATTGCTTATAGATAGCATGCCTTTTGAACCAGATGCTTATGTTTGGGGGGCTCTTCTGGGTGGTTGCTTAACCCATAAAAACTATGAGCTTGGTTTGCACACAGCGAAATGCCTTCTTGAGCTAGAGCCTGATGAAGAGAGTCGTCACATAGCTCTCTTGAACCTTCATGCGATGTCTGGTAAAAGAGAAGATGCCACAATGGTGAGGAACACGATGATTGATATGGGAGTCAATAAGTCTTCTGGGAGTAGCAAGATTGAGATTAATGGCATT AGTGTTCAAGAAGATCACTTCACAAGCATGCTATCAGTTCAGAAACGAGGTGCTGTATAA